A single Pseudomonas sp. HN11 DNA region contains:
- a CDS encoding MFS transporter, whose product MWRTSGWILVGSALILALSLGVRHDFGLFLAPMSSEFGWGRETFAFAIALQNLIWGLAQPFTGALADRFGATKAVFFGGVLYAAGLVLMGMSDSAWSLSLSAGLLIGIGLSGTSFSVILGVVGRAVAPEKRSMAMGIASAAGSFGQFAMVPGTLGLISWLGWSAALLALGLMVALILPLVAMLKDRPLPVLAGQQTLREALKEACSHSGFWLLAFGFFVCGFQVVFIGVHLPAYLVDQHLPATVGTTVLALIGLFNIFGTYTAGWLGGRMSKPRLLTGLYLLRAVVIVLFLWAPVTEVTAYLFGMAMGFLWLSTVPLTNGTVATLFGVRNLSMLGGIVFLFHQLGSFLGGWLGGVVYDRTGNYDLIWQVAILLSLLAAALNWPVRERPVARLQAQMEAA is encoded by the coding sequence ATGTGGCGCACCAGTGGTTGGATTCTTGTGGGGAGTGCGCTGATCCTGGCGTTGTCGTTGGGCGTACGGCACGATTTTGGCCTGTTCCTGGCACCGATGAGCAGCGAATTCGGCTGGGGCCGTGAGACCTTCGCCTTTGCCATCGCCTTGCAGAACCTGATCTGGGGCCTGGCGCAACCGTTCACCGGCGCCCTGGCCGACCGTTTTGGCGCGACTAAAGCGGTGTTCTTCGGCGGCGTCCTGTACGCGGCGGGCCTGGTGTTGATGGGCATGTCCGATTCGGCGTGGTCGTTGTCTTTAAGTGCCGGCTTGCTGATTGGTATCGGCCTGTCCGGCACCTCATTCTCGGTGATTCTCGGTGTGGTCGGCCGGGCTGTGGCGCCGGAAAAACGCAGCATGGCCATGGGCATTGCAAGTGCTGCCGGTTCATTCGGTCAGTTTGCCATGGTGCCGGGCACTTTGGGCTTGATCAGTTGGTTGGGTTGGTCTGCGGCACTGCTGGCACTGGGCCTGATGGTGGCGCTGATTCTGCCGCTGGTGGCCATGCTCAAGGACCGGCCATTGCCGGTGCTGGCGGGTCAGCAAACCTTGCGCGAAGCCTTGAAGGAAGCCTGTTCCCATTCCGGTTTCTGGCTGTTGGCCTTCGGCTTTTTTGTCTGCGGTTTCCAGGTGGTGTTTATCGGCGTGCATTTGCCGGCCTACTTGGTGGATCAGCACTTGCCGGCCACCGTCGGTACCACGGTGTTGGCGCTGATTGGCCTGTTCAATATATTCGGCACCTACACCGCCGGCTGGCTCGGTGGGCGCATGTCCAAGCCGCGGTTGTTGACCGGTTTGTACCTGCTGCGTGCAGTGGTGATCGTGCTGTTTCTGTGGGCGCCGGTCACCGAAGTCACGGCTTACCTGTTCGGCATGGCAATGGGCTTCTTGTGGCTGTCCACCGTGCCGCTGACCAACGGCACCGTCGCCACATTGTTCGGCGTACGAAACCTCTCCATGCTCGGTGGGATCGTGTTCCTGTTCCACCAACTCGGTTCGTTCCTGGGTGGCTGGCTGGGTGGGGTGGTCTATGATCGAACCGGCAACTACGATTTGATCTGGCAGGTCGCGATCCTGCTGAGCCTGCTCGCCGCGGCCCTGAATTGGCCGGTACGCGAGCGGCCAGTGGCGCGATTGCAGGCGCAGATGGAGGCGGCATGA
- a CDS encoding sel1 repeat family protein, protein MKFRSVSPSVTDTPQTVTAPKCFSLRVALWLLDNPRLGHNTNVKHFAGRLLKQPARDGVVAAQSRLGQLMCRECGNARDRRIGHDLLRLAARAGDRRAQRELGQVED, encoded by the coding sequence ATGAAGTTTCGCTCAGTATCACCTTCTGTTACCGATACCCCTCAAACTGTTACCGCCCCCAAGTGCTTTTCACTGAGAGTTGCCTTGTGGTTGCTCGACAACCCGCGCCTGGGTCACAACACCAACGTCAAACATTTTGCCGGGCGTTTGCTCAAGCAGCCGGCTCGTGACGGCGTAGTTGCCGCACAAAGCCGTCTGGGCCAACTCATGTGCCGTGAGTGCGGGAACGCCCGCGACCGACGCATCGGCCATGATCTGCTGCGCCTGGCGGCCCGCGCCGGTGATCGCCGCGCCCAGCGTGAACTGGGCCAGGTCGAAGACTGA
- a CDS encoding glutathione peroxidase — translation MQMRWLTVPVLMAIGSAALAASCPPLLEGQLPKLRAKESIDLCQRFAGKPLVIVNTASFCGFAPQFKGLEALYQRYKGEGLEVIGVPSDDFKQEAKTGEETAKVCYVNYGVTFTMTEPQKVKGPDAVQLFKVLAKQTDAPPKWNFYKYVVDRQGKVIANFSSLTKPDSPDMIKAVEEAIASKP, via the coding sequence ATGCAGATGCGGTGGCTCACTGTACCCGTCCTGATGGCTATTGGCAGTGCTGCGCTGGCTGCCAGTTGCCCGCCGCTGCTGGAAGGTCAATTGCCCAAGCTGCGCGCCAAGGAATCCATCGACCTGTGCCAGCGCTTTGCTGGCAAGCCCTTGGTGATCGTCAACACCGCCAGCTTCTGCGGGTTCGCTCCACAGTTCAAAGGTCTCGAAGCCTTGTATCAACGCTACAAGGGCGAAGGGCTGGAAGTGATCGGCGTGCCATCGGATGACTTCAAGCAGGAAGCCAAGACCGGCGAAGAAACCGCCAAGGTCTGCTACGTCAACTACGGCGTGACCTTCACCATGACCGAGCCACAGAAGGTCAAGGGGCCGGATGCGGTGCAGCTGTTCAAGGTGTTAGCCAAGCAAACCGACGCGCCGCCAAAGTGGAATTTCTACAAGTACGTGGTCGATCGGCAGGGCAAGGTGATTGCCAATTTTTCCAGCCTCACGAAACCGGACAGCCCGGACATGATCAAGGCGGTGGAGGAAGCGATAGCGTCCAAGCCTTGA
- a CDS encoding OmpP1/FadL family transporter, whose product MKKVMLKTTLSLAVAMASSHLFASGFALNEQSVSGMGTGFAGRSSSADDASTVYGNPAGMARLNGQQITGGVAAIDASTDISNTGGNSRGSNKGDMVPFTAVPFGFYTNKLNDQWAIGFGVYAPFGLVTDYESGFQGRGFGSKSEVKVMTFQPTVSYAFNDRVSIGFGPTINRISGVLESDKTLNPAVSDTNVKIKGDDTALGFNVGVLVQATDTTRVGLTYHSKVKYKLDGHTTVSGPAATQPFLRNNRYDASLKIDTPESYDLSVTQDLTDAWKLYGGATWTRWSRLKEITVNNKGVTGAGGLLAPTQLSAITEEQNWHDTWAYAVGTSYQLTKQVVLRTGLTFDQSPTNNTNRSPRIPTGDRTIFSVGLGYKVMDNMTIDLAYSYLKEEDVKVNQTAAAPSTASYRAKYENSANGFGLGMTYTF is encoded by the coding sequence ATGAAAAAAGTAATGCTCAAGACCACACTTAGCCTCGCCGTTGCCATGGCATCCTCCCACCTGTTTGCAAGCGGTTTCGCACTGAACGAACAGAGCGTCAGCGGGATGGGTACGGGTTTCGCAGGTCGCTCTTCTTCTGCCGATGATGCAAGCACTGTTTACGGTAACCCTGCCGGTATGGCTCGCCTGAATGGCCAGCAGATCACAGGTGGTGTTGCTGCCATTGATGCCTCGACCGATATCAGCAACACCGGCGGGAACTCTCGTGGCTCCAACAAAGGTGACATGGTGCCGTTCACTGCGGTGCCATTTGGCTTCTACACCAACAAACTCAATGACCAGTGGGCCATCGGCTTCGGTGTGTATGCACCGTTTGGCCTGGTGACCGACTATGAAAGCGGCTTCCAGGGCCGTGGCTTCGGCAGCAAGAGCGAAGTGAAGGTCATGACTTTCCAGCCAACTGTCAGCTATGCCTTCAACGACCGCGTGTCCATCGGTTTTGGTCCGACTATCAACCGGATCTCCGGTGTGCTGGAATCGGACAAGACCCTTAACCCTGCCGTCAGCGATACCAACGTCAAAATCAAGGGCGATGATACGGCACTGGGCTTCAATGTCGGTGTATTGGTCCAGGCGACTGATACAACACGTGTTGGCCTGACCTACCACTCCAAGGTCAAGTACAAGTTGGACGGCCATACCACCGTCAGCGGCCCCGCCGCCACTCAACCTTTCCTGCGTAACAACCGTTACGACGCATCGCTGAAAATCGATACGCCAGAGTCCTACGACTTGTCGGTCACACAAGACCTGACTGACGCCTGGAAACTGTATGGGGGTGCTACCTGGACGCGCTGGAGTCGCCTGAAAGAGATCACTGTCAACAACAAAGGTGTGACCGGGGCAGGTGGTTTATTGGCACCGACCCAGCTCAGCGCGATCACCGAAGAACAGAATTGGCACGACACCTGGGCCTACGCAGTGGGTACTTCTTATCAGTTGACCAAACAAGTGGTGCTGCGTACCGGATTGACCTTCGACCAGTCACCCACCAACAACACCAATCGTTCGCCGCGGATTCCTACAGGCGACCGTACGATCTTCAGTGTGGGCTTGGGTTACAAAGTCATGGATAACATGACAATTGACCTGGCTTACTCGTACCTGAAGGAAGAGGACGTCAAGGTCAACCAGACCGCTGCCGCTCCTTCAACCGCCAGCTACCGCGCCAAGTATGAAAACAGTGCCAACGGCTTCGGCCTGGGCATGACCTACACCTTCTGA